The DNA region GAAGGAagtttttttaaaggatttaatGTGAAAAAGTTACAGATTTAAAAGCAACAGAATATTTGagtcataataataaatcaaaaactCGGTGGATCTGATTATTTGCTGCTTCAGGACAGAAAAATCTGGATTCTGCTTcgagtgaaatgttttttttgtgatcaactttttattttactgagaaatgtagcaaggtacagatcaatgttacagtaatcaataacaacatatatattcacatgtactcatacctgtcaatgtatatagacacacaaaggtaaacaataaaggaaaaataataactaggaataagtcaaataataaaatagaaaaaatatatatatatgaaaatattaaataaacaaacacaaatatacaataggTCTTCGAGTGAAATGTTTAGAAAAGTTGTTTGTTaaaataaaggttaaaaaaaacaagatggaagCTCACAAACCAACGGGTggcatcactgtgtgtgtgtgtgtgtgtgtgtgtgtgtgtgtgtgtgtgtgtgtgtgtgtgtgtgtgtgtgtgtgtgtcagactgttTCTTCAAACAGGGGGAGTGGTGTTACGCTCTGTCCGACTACCAGCAGGCCGAGGAAATTATGCGACCGGACGACCCGGCTCTCCGGCTGCGCCTCGCTGTCCTCCACAACACTTTGGGTTCTCTCCACTTCCAGGACGGGtgagaatcacacacacacacacacacacatacacacacacacacacacacacacacacacacacacacacacacacacacacacactcacagatgcTGTATCCGTGTGTGGTGTTGGTCTGCAGCCGTTTCCAGGAGGCGGTGGACATGTTGTCTCTGTCCGTCCACTACGACCCTTCAGCCGCTCGGTCCTATGAGGACAGAGCCAAGTCCctgaggaagctgctgcagctggaccGGGCCCGAGAGGACGTGATCCGAACCCTGATCCTGGATCCCAGCGGCGAGGAGGTCAGAGCGCCGTGGCACCTCCTCACCGTCAGGAGGCTCCAGGAGACGAGTCCAGTTTGAAGGACTCAAAGTTTCCATCCGTTGAATAAAACCAGAACTTTCTTTTAATCTCATTTTTGAATCAatcagagaataaaaacaatctcaaattttctttttgcttttaagttttcagaaaacaacTAGAACATCACTCAGTAAAGTTTAaacccaacagtctccttatagaacacatttaaatccactcaTCACAGACCCTCAGATATCAGTTCTGATTTGTTTCATCGAgctctatgaattattctctgagggGACTGTGATAGaattctggagatacaagaggctggaaacaacaaagttatctacgtgtatttaataaggggctttctgcagaaaggaacaacacagggaaaccacaagggtctcagagtgaagatgaagaacagtcaaatacaagggtcttatataggaggactgagggctgtctctctgatccaatccagacaggttcccataggtggaggaaggagaggaatctaaacacaacagctgattcacatgtgtttcctgaggtgataagaagacacacactccttcctttgatgggtaattaagtcgcaaaaggtctcactgtattgacgtcataaacagttccgaccataaaacagctcaagtcatcaaacatctgttgtatgtaaatataagtcataaaagtctcttgagaagcttcaaacacttactgttccaaatacaaaatactttttcaaccttgcttagttaattttctactacaggACGATGAGGAAACCTTCATCCACTGAGTTCTGTGGAAACATGTGCAggagagtttgtgtttctgtgaacaGACAAAGAAATGACGACGATAACTTCCTTTACAGAggtaataatgtgtgtgtgtgtgtgtgtgtgtgtgtgtgtgtgtgtgtgtgtgtgtgtgtgtgtgtgtgtgtgtgtagctgcctGCGATGCTCATGAGTCTGTTCCCTGGACgctgtgtctctgaggttttgTCGAGTCCTGCAGgacagcaggtcagaggtcagctgacGGACGCCATCCAGGCCTGCGGCGCCGTCTCTGAGCAACCAAGGTCAGAACTTGACAGGTGATGTTAACGAGTCCAAACGAGCAGACAcgttattgtgtttgtgtttgtgatgtttgatCAGACGCAGCGAGAAGCTCCGACTGACGACTCTGACCAATGAGAGCACAGCGATTCAGTCAGGTGACtcgtcaggaggaggagctgagccgAGGTCGAGTGTGGACCAACAGGAGGCGGAGTTAACTGTGAGGAGCCTCCTGCAAGGGCTGCTGGGAaaaacttcatcttcatcatcttcttaaccacaacaacaacatacaaAACCACAGTTGTGTTTCTTTAAGACTTtcactttattaaaaatataaaagacatcATGAGAAATTGTGAAAGCTTCATaaagaagaacattttaaaaagaaaagaaaaatgaaataatttgaaaaagtgatgtgATGTTGAAAAGCAGTTCTAGCCTGAGTCCAGTAGAGGGCGGcagtgggttgtgtgtgtttgatttgtatcATCTAAGATCAGAGGTTTGGTTCTTTTATCCTCatattgtataaaaataaataaaaacaacttcagGATTACAAATTGATTCAAATTGTGATTTGATTTGAGTCCTaatgaaggtcagaggtcaacgttttgttcacacacactcacacacacacacacacacacacacacacacacacacacacacacacacacacacacacacacacacacacacacttcagtgtCAAGGTTTGTGGTTTGATCTCCGGTTCCTCTCGCTTGATTGAGTCCTaatgaaggtcagaggtcaatgttttgttcacacacacacacacacacacacacacacacacacacacacacacacacacacacacacacacacacacacacacacacacacacacacacacacacacttcagtgtCAAGGTTTGTGGTTTGATCTCCGGTTCCTCTCGCTTGATTGAGTCCTaatgaaggtcagaggtcaatgttttgttcacacacacacacacacacacacacacacacacacacacacacacacacacacacacacacacacacacacacacacacacacacacacacacacacacacacacacacacacacacacacacttcagtgtAAAGGTTTGTGGTTTGATCCCCGGTTCCTCTCGCTTGatttctgaagtgtcctcgggccAGAGAGGGAACGTGTTGTGTAGAGTTGTTGTGTAGAAGTGTTGTGTAGAAGTGTTGTGTAGAAGTGTTGTGTAGAGTTGTTGTGTAGAAGTGTTGTGTAGAAGTGTTGTGTAGAAGTGTTGTGTAGAGTTGTGTTGTATGAACGTGTGAATGTGAGTTTTCCTGTAAAGCTCTTCTCGAGGAGGCGAATAACCCGTTGACATGtcggtgaactttgacccctgGCGGTGACCTTGTGGCGATGTGATGAACGTGTTCTCAGGGAGTCAGCTGACCTCGCAGCATTAACAACAGCTGTGGCAACAGCCGGCCCTCGGAGGAGCGACCTGTGGCCGCGGCGCCGCTGTCTCGCCATCGAGAACCCGAGAGCACAAACATGCCGAACATACCAGAGCCGGTCGCAGTCGCTTCTCGCCACAAACTCTCGCTGCTTAATTGACTCTGATGAAAACTGACACGGCGTTTTTCCTCCTTTACCTTTTCGGACGAGCGGCCGCACGTGGAACACGAGaggaaacctcctcctcctcctcctcctctacaagtctttttctatttgttcagatgtatttctttattttatttcgaTACCCAATGAAATTCCACGCCGCCGGGGAATGTGCGTGCAGACGACCACGGACGACTGTCAATCAAGACTTATTGTGTTGACGCTCTCAACGTCTGCGTCCGATTCGCCGACAGGTCCtcagacgagtgtgtgtgtgtgtgtgtgattgtgtgtttgtaccgTGTGGCGTCCTGGGCCGCGGCTCCTTCACCAGGACAGTTCTCTGGTCCTCACAGCAGATCTGTGGAGGTCAGAACTTACATTCTGGGTCAAGATTCAGATTCAGTTCTTATATTAACGTGTGTGTGAGGCCGGTGGAGTCTCCACAGGCGTAGTAACCCagtcctgagtgtgtgtgggccgCAGCCCCTCAGCAGCGGCGTGGGACAGACAGCGCTCGTAAAGGAGCTGAGAAGTGTTTCACACTTGTGCAATAAAAGGCTCGAGTTACCGTCCTGTCAGGCGGCGAGCGGCGGCCAGCAGGGAGGGGCCGCGGCCCGGCCAGCGTGGAGGGGCCGCGGCCCGGCCAGCAGGGAGGGGCCGCGGCCCGGCCAGCAGGGAGGGGCCGCGGCCCGGCCAGCAGGGAGGGGCCGCGGCCCGGCCAGCAGGGAGGGGCCGCGGCCCGGCCAGCAGGGAGGGGCCGCGGCCCGGCCAGCTGGGTCTCCAGACAAAAACACCTTTCTCTGGGCACAGGAGCTGGCGGCTTGGCCCAGACTCAGAACAGTCCCTGGTGGAAGGGAGGTTCATTCACGTTCTGGCCGAGCACTGTTTTGTCTGAGATACGCTCGAGACGTTTGTAGTCTTTGGGTTCGTGTTCGTGCAGGTGACGTGCGCCGACGCACAACTCCACGCCGTCCTGAGGCGAGCGGGGAACAGGAGACCAGAGTTCGGGATTAGAGCCGAAGAGGCCTTGAAGTTTGTCAATGGTCAGTTTCTACAAAGTTCATGAAATGAGAATGGATCAGATCAGTGAAACTCTCCAGAGACCCGTTCACAACCGAAACacagcatttcattttatttgctgaaaaaaacaacacacacattttactgAATATACAACATCCTGCAATAAATAATGTGGTGATGAAGGTTTCCAGCAGAGACGTGACCCCGTCTGGAGGCTGGAGACAGACGAGTCCACCTGTGGATCCTCAGACACGTCAGGACGCCGCTGGTCTGGACGCTGCTTCCTGTCCTCCAGCGTCTGATGCTCCTCATGACACATTTAGCACCGCGAGGACGGATCAAAACGCTAAAACCTGCTTTACAGTCTTGTAACTCTCACAAACGAGTCGGACGGCGTGGTTCCTCTTCCTgacggagaggggggggtggtgggggggtggggggggggacagacgcAGGCGAGCAGACGAAGGGCCGTCCCCTGAGGAACATTTCTAAAGATAATTTATACATCTTGGAGAGATAAACCATCTGCCTGTTTGTTCTCCTCGTAAATCTCCCAGTCAGTTTTACTGGCTCGTCCCAGCCACCGTCTCGTGGTCGTGCTGTGTGTGCGTCCGATCGCCGGGCGCCGCCTCCTCGCAGCTGTCTTCTTATCGGGTCTCCGGGGGCCTTCAGGGGCCCGGCTCGCCTTTTAGCTCGGGCCCTAGAAATGTAACGAGCACATCGGGGCACCGACGTGACGTTTCCTCCGCGactggcggcggcggcggctggaTTCCTGAAGTCGCTGCTGACCTTAAATATTCGACTGGCCAAACGGATTCTTTGGAGTGGAGAGGAACGTCCTCGTGAAGGTTGGTTTCCTGCTGAAGTAGATTCACTTAGCAGCCACGTGCAAGTTTATCAGCGTTGGGCCGACAGTTCTCTGGTGGCGTTCCCGGCGTGGTCCACGCCCGCTGCTCGGGAGGAAGTGTCCTCCGGCGCTCGCAGCCGGCCGCTTCACTTCCAGCCGTTCATCTCCTTGAGTTTACTGATGCTGGTGCCTTTGACAGGTgtggagggcgggggggtgtaGAGAGGCAGGGTGGGGGTGCTGCAGCCTCGTGGCCACAGCTTCTCCGTCGGGACCGTCCACACGGAGCgagacttcttcttcttgggtTTGTCCGTCTTGTCTttgaccgtccccggggacatggactgcaggaggagcaggaggacagtGGGGgggtttattatattttattatgctTTCATTTTCACTTGCTCTAAATCTATCAATCAGACTTTatacatcatgattcctttaaacCACacaactcaaagtgctttatagaATAAAATCTATAAAACAAAACGCTGTCGATTTAAAATGTTAGAAGAGATGAAATAGataaaaagcaaaataaaaaagagagtaGATATATTCCAGTAAACCAGAGTagggttttaaaagaaaatcgcAGCAAGTTAAAGAAAGGGACGACTTATTATATCAATCCTTATTATTTGTGGACACCTTTAAAGTCCACGATCGTCTTGGTCCAGGAgactgaaacagaaacactcACGTTCTCACAAACCTTCATAACTTTAGAGGTTTGGTGTAAAACTTGAAATGCTCCGGACATCGTTAAAATAGAAGATTCGATTTAAAGGCAACGACCATAAGTCCTGAGCCGCGCCTCCCTCTCAGGTTGAGATGTATGAATGAAACCTACGCAGCAGCACAGCGTGTAGCAGCTGAGTCTGGCGGCGTTCCGCTCCGTGCCGGCGTAGCGGTTCTTCTTCGGCAGCAGCAGGACGAAGgacacagccagagacagatGGTAGAAGCTGTGGACGTAGGCGTAGTCCCACTCCTGCACAAGAGGGAACATCACGATGAAGACATCACCGCTCCGGTAACAATACGAAGAACAAGAAGTGatctcataataataatatatctgatatttatctgtCGGGATAAGATTGAATTTGTAAGAGATTCACCTCAAAGTAGAAACGAAGCATGAGAGCCAGGGCGCCGAAGCAGCAGCCGGGGCCGACCTGCTGCGTGTAGACCTTCTTGTCCGGGTACACGGCCCTCAGCTGCTTCATCTTCTGCAGCTGGAACatcaggagacacacagagttCAAGGATGGAAGACGAGATGAGCCCCGCCCCCTTATCGCTGCCATGTTTGACACCACTCACCCATTTGACGGTGATGATGAAGACGGCCGAGCCGATGGGTCCGGAGTAGATCCCGTAGCCCAAGCGGTCCTGGTAGATCCTCACGGCCGTGGTCAACACTCCGAACATCGTGATGCTGGAGCGCTGAGGTTCGTCAAAGTCGCCCAGAGCTGGAAACAAGGAGCAAGGACCAGGAGTTCATTAAACCTTCCTTCTGAAAAATCTGATCTGTTCCTGCAGGATTTTACAGtagaaaccacatttatttatttatctgaacatttatttaacatctacTTTGAATTAGTATTTTGGCcaatgtcccatctgctgacatggaggaggtggggtttatacCGCAGGCAGCCACTAGGGGTTGATCGAGATGCTTTGGCCggtgaaaacaggaagtgaagtcgAGACCAATCGAAAAGAAGAAAACGTGAGAGAAACTTCTTCCGTTCTTCTTCTGCTGTCCCGAGGAGGACgtgaggagagctggacagaGATCAGAGCTCAGTGTGGACACTTGTTAACACCAGGTGTGATTGGGATCAAATCAGAATCTGATCTGGATTCACTCTGGATCCGAGAAGCATTTTAAAGTGGGTGTGGAACCGAGAGAAGAGGATTCAGAGCCGTCAGCTGTCGGAGCCTCAGGCAGAGCAgcaaatgtttgaatgtgtgtgtgtgtgtgtgtgtgtgtgtgtgtgtgtgtgtgtgtgtgtgtgtgtgtgtgtgtgtgtgtgtgtgtgtgtgtgtgtgtgtgtgtgtgtgtgtgtgtgtgcagtcctACGAGAGAACAACAGTGTTCCCATCTGAACACATGAGCAGCGACTCAGTGACACAACACATGTTGTGGAcaactgctgcaggaggagctggtggttTTTAACCTCGAGACGAGCAGTTGTCGAATTCCAattaataatctttatttactttctcttgcaagacacacacacacacacacacacacacacacacacacacacacacacacacacacacaca from Limanda limanda chromosome 5, fLimLim1.1, whole genome shotgun sequence includes:
- the mymk gene encoding protein myomaker gives rise to the protein MGAFIAKMLLPTVSSLVFLPAASVAAKRGFHMEAMVYFFTMFFTAIYHACDGPGLSILCFMRYDVLEYFSVYATALSMWVTLIALGDFDEPQRSSITMFGVLTTAVRIYQDRLGYGIYSGPIGSAVFIITVKWLQKMKQLRAVYPDKKVYTQQVGPGCCFGALALMLRFYFEEWDYAYVHSFYHLSLAVSFVLLLPKKNRYAGTERNAARLSCYTLCCCSMSPGTVKDKTDKPKKKKSRSVWTVPTEKLWPRGCSTPTLPLYTPPPSTPVKGTSISKLKEMNGWK